The proteins below come from a single Halictus rubicundus isolate RS-2024b chromosome 13, iyHalRubi1_principal, whole genome shotgun sequence genomic window:
- the Ufd4 gene encoding ubiquitin fusion-degradation 4-like isoform X1 — protein MADVDPETLLEWLSMGQGDERDMQLIALEQLCMLLLMSDNVDRCFECCPPRTFLPALCRIFLDELAPDSVLEVTARAITYYLDVSAECTRRIVAMEGAVKAICSRLSGAGLGSRTSRDLAEQCIKVLELVCAREAGAVFEAGGLPCALCFIREHGARVHRDTLHSAMAVVTRLCGKVEPQDKSLPDCVEALSTLLRHEDAHVADGALRCFASLADRYSRRTTDPAPLASNGLVSELLHRLSNAAGPGTAIAATSGNPKTPPPSSTASTIPTPEAKSCASVSTIISLLSTLCRGSPSITHDLLRSELPDAIEKALKGDERCALDSMRLVDLLLVLLFEGRSALSRNTTGGPSGPLLPRLRRLDSAGEKSHRQLIDCIRSKDTDALIEAIDSGGIEVNFMDDVGQTLLNWASAFGTHEMVEFLCDRGADVNKGQRSSSLHYAACFGRPAIAKVLLKHGANPDLRDEDGKTPLDKARERVDEGHREVAAILQSPGEWMLPNQEHRKPETESEFTEPKGDPEMAPVYLKRLLPVFCATFQSSMLPSVRKASLSLIRKMVHYIQPDLLVETCGSDKTGDCGAMLVEVIANVLDNEEDEAGHLVVLQMIQDLMIKSKDEFLEHFARLGVFSKVAALAGPKETAPDPEADSNQSGEEQRMEDARELLVGRAYHWRDWCICRGRDCLYVWSDAAALELSNGSNGWFRFILDGKLATMYSSGSPEGGTDTSGKGRNTESLTTEENRGEFLEKLQRARSQVKPNSVSQPVLSRPGTTRLIVGNWALSSRRESMLGIHNSDSLQVTILREDLPGFIFESNRGTKHSFTAETSLGPEFSAGWAGKRGKRSRSKIEAIKQKVKMQAQDIYERYFKAAQAQPRGVVAKLGVIVNQIEKACQKQQSGNREWRNILQSTLEELKLLLNEEGKVSAYELHSSGLVQALLVLLAAPPGPQPPTLRATKLRMQRIVVFKSCFHAADVNKEHNSAKILVHKLVSVLESIEKLPVYLYDTPGSGYGLQILTRRLRFRLEKAAGESSLIDRSGRSLKMEPLSTIQQLENHLLRMVAKQWYDHDRSTFTFVKKLKEGNKITFKYHYDFDENGLLYWIGTNAKSCTEWVNPGQYGLVVVTSSDGRNLPYGHLEDILSRDPSALNCHTNDDKRAWFSIDLGVWIIPSAYSLRHAKGYGRSALRNWLFQASKDGVTWTNLYAHVDDTSLNEPGNTATWTLELPTDETQGWRHLRLQQIGKNSSGQTHYLSVSGFEVYGEVTGVCEDLGRAAREAEAGIRRLRRLIKSQVFRHLVVGARVARGLDWKWREQDGIPPGFCEGTVTGELHNGWIDVTWDHGGSNSYRMGAEGKYDLRLVGAGLDSDNGTKGKTGTGVLPGRKSSSTPSLPDCTDTVMRGSVASTDQAASADNLAAKQAAESIAESVLSVARAEAVVAVTGEGGANSTSELSVVLHPRPDTTVTSDLATIVESLALNTDCSTNSNSNRASSSSKPLLATVRGNKPVANLLEAAEALDRVREGADRLRNNTNSFLSGELLSLVPVRISVSGESEDNSLRIKPVQRHSGITDAAKECSQDKEASSSTQNTTGACPVVVTNPMSVSVPNLACSDTSNTLEPTTATGLLGTFTAMTRRRTFGPTGGQHIASNSNTGSNSRGPNSVSSLVRLALNPNFPGGLLSTAQSYPSLTSSGQVAGSGVTTTTGAGLGQALTMSLTSTSSDSEQLLLQVSLEDFLESCGGVASSSASGARIINRPTLVTELEDDEDVVLEEEEDNDDHDQEEDDEENEEEGDGCEGDYEEVMMSRNLLATFMEEEASQSSKSRAWDDEFVLKRQFSALIPAFDPRPGRTNINQTTDLEVPPPGSETQSSARVGSLPMPRLSLTLKGPGLPGVPDVELPLTEPHASIFQAVQELMQLTELGSRQEKLRRIWEPNYTIIYKESKDEESSGRATPIVTLYSRNATQNSSACTVEDVLQLLRHVYVLSTTRDDGKHVDYEETEESTCCVHPDDFTSKKITNKIVQQIQDPLALAAGALPNWCEELARSCPFLLPFETRRLYFSCTAFGASRSIVWLQTQRDAVLERQRAPGLSPRRDDSHEYRVGRLKHERVSVPRGEKLLDWAEQVLKVHASRKSILEVEFVGEEGTGLGPTLEFFALVAAELQRKDLGLWLCDDEEPQEESEEETRVSSDQARPAGYYVTRPSGLFPAPLPQDSAVCERAVRYFWFLGVFLAKVLQDNRLVDLPLSRPFLKLMCHGDITNNVNEKIGLSGVTQESMSSSMSSSFISEEGEADAAYSSFVPSPWYAGLLDIEDLVHVDPVRGEFLKEIQTATAKRDRTFSDGRSSADEETSLNITHPSGMSVPIEDLALTMTYSPSSKIFGHDQVELIEGGADLLVTMENAREYAELTINYCLDRGISKQLESFRSGFSKVFPMEKLHAFSPEEIRAMLCGEQNPQWTREDLITYTEPKLGYTRESPGFQRFVNVLVSLTGPERKAFLQFATGCSALPPGGLCNLHPRLTVVRKVDAGSGGYPSVNTCVHYLKLPEYPTEEILKEKLLAATKERGFHLN, from the exons ATGGCTGACGTTGATCCCGAGACTCTACTGGAGTGGCTCAGTATGGGCCAAGGAGATGAAAGGGACATGCAGTTAATTGCTTTAGAGCAATTATGCATGTTGCTGCTCATGTCTGATAATGTTGATCGATGCTTTGAATG CTGTCCTCCACGCACATTTCTCCCTGCATTATGTAGAATTTTTTTGGATGAACTTGCACCGGATAGTGTCTTAGAAGTAACTGCTCGGGCCATCACATATTACTTGGACGTTTCTGCAGAATGTACGCGCAGAATAGTAGCAATGGAGGGTGCTGTAAAAGCTATTTGCAGTCGCCTGTCCGGAGCTGGATTAGGTTCCAGAACTAGTCGGGACTTGGCCGAGCAGTGCATAAAG GTGTTGGAACTGGTTTGCGCAAGGGAAGCTGGTGCTGTATTCGAGGCTGGTGGCCTTCCATGTGCCTTGTGCTTTATCCGAGAGCACGGAGCTCGCGTGCACCGAGACACCCTGCACTCTGCAATGGCCGTAGTGACCCGTTTATGCGGGAAAGTAGAACCGCAGGATAAATCATTACCGGATTGCGTCGAGGCTTTGTCAACGTTACTCAGACACGAGGATGCGCACGTCGCCGACGGAGCGCTTCGTTGTTTCGCGTCGCTCGCCGATAGATATTCGCGTCGAACCACCGATCCCGCTCCATTAGCATCGAACGGATTAGTTTCTGAACTCTTGCATAG GTTGTCGAATGCAGCAGGGCCTGGTACAGCGATAGCAGCGACTTCCGGAAATCCAAAGACACCGCCACCTTCCAGCACAGCGTCAACGATTCCGACTCCGGAAGCGAAATCGTGCGCTTCCGTGTCCACTATAATTAGCCTTCTGTCGACGCTTTGCAGAGGATCACCTTCGATAACCCATGACCTTTTACGCTCCGAACTGCCGGACGCGATCGAGAAAGCTTTGAAAGGAGACGAGCGATGCGCTCTCGATTCTATGAGATTGGTCGATCTGTTGTTGGTTCTGTTGTTCGAAGGCAGATCGGCGTTGAGCCGCAATACAACCGGTGGCCCGTCCGGACCGTTGTTACCGCGATTGAGGCGTTTGGATAGCGCCGGGGAGAAGTCTCACAGGCAACTGATCGATTGTATTCGGTCGAAGGACACGGATGCTCTGATAGAGGCTATAGACTCCGGCGGCATCGAGGTGAATTTTATGGACGACGTTGGTCAAACGTTACTGAATTGGGCGTCCGCGTTCGGTACCCACGAGATGGTCGAGTTTTTATGCGACAGAGGCGCGGATGTGAATAAAGGACAACGATCGTCCAGTTTGCATTATGCTGCCTGCTTCGGTAGACCTGCCATCGCTAAAGTGTTGCTGAAGCACGGCGCGAATCCCGATCTGAGAGATGAAGATGGAAAGACACCGTTAGACAAAGCCAGAGAACGGGTGGACGAAGGTCACAGAGAAGTGGCAGCTATATTGCAGTCTCCTGGGGAATGGATGCTGCCGAATCAGGAACACAGAAAACCGGAAACCGAGTCGGAGTTCACAGAACCGAAAGGCGATCCTGAAATGGCCCCGGTTTATTTGAAACGATTGTTGCCGGTGTTTTGTGCAACGTTTCAATCCTCCATGTTGCCCAGCGTTCGAAAAGCCAGTCTAAGTTTAATTAGGAAGATGGTGCATTATATTCAACCGGATCTGCTCGTTGAAACGTGCGGTTCCGACAAAACAGGAGATTGCGGCGCTATGCTTGTAGAGGTGATTGCCAATGTGCTGGACAACGAG GAGGACGAAGCCGGACACTTAGTGGTCTTGCAAATGATACAAGATTTGATGATAAAAAGCAAAGATGAGTTTCTAGAACATTTCGCTCGTTTGGGAGTCTTTTCGAAAGTTGCCGCGTTGGCCGGGCCGAAAGAGACCGCGCCGGACCCGGAGGCAGACTCGAATCAGTCCGGGGAAGAGCAAAGAATGGAAGACGCGAGAGAGCTTTTGGTAGGAAGAGCTTATCATTGGAGAGATTGGTGTATCTGCCGAGGACGCGATTGCCTTTACGTCTGGTCAGACGCGGCTGCCTTAGAATTATCGAATGGAAGCAACGGATGGTTCAGATTTATACTGGACGGGAAACTGGCGACAATGTACTCCAGCGGAAGCCCGGAGGGTGGAACGGACACGTCAG GAAAAGGGAGGAACACAGAGTCGCTTACCACCGAAG AAAACCGTGGCGAATTTTTGGAGAAACTCCAGAGAGCTCGTAGCCAAGTGAAACCGAACTCTGTGAGCCAGCCCGTTTTGTCACGGCCCGGCACGACCCGGCTGATCGTAGGAAATTGGGCATTGTCCAGCAGGAGGGAGAGCATGCTCGGCATACATAACAGCGACAGTTTGCAGGTGACCATTCTAAGAGAGGATCTGCCTGGATTCATCTTTGAGTCGAACCGGGGCACAAAGCACTCCTTCACAGCGGAAACTAGTTTGG GTCCAGAATTTTCAGCAGGCTGGGCCGGGAAGCGAGGGAAACGATCGAGGTCCAAGATAGAAGCGATCAAGCAAAAAGTGAAAATGCAAGCTCAGGATATTTACGAGCGTTACTTCAAAGCTGCCCAGGCTCAACCGCGCGGAGTGGTCGCCAAGTTAGGAGTGATCGTGAATCAGATCGAGAAAGCTTGTCAGAAGCAACAGTCCGGGAACCGAGAATGGCGTAACATACTGCAAAGCACGCTAGAAGAATTGAAGCTTTTGTTGAACGAGGAGGGGAAGGTCTCCGCGTACGAGCTGCATTCCAGCGGCCTAGTTCAGGCGTTGCTTGTCCTGTTGGCAGCTCCGCCAGGACCACAGCCACCGACATTAAGAGCGACCAAGCTCCGAATGCAACGAATAGTAGTATTTAAAAGTTGTTTCCACGCGGCGGACGTGAACAAGGAACACAACTCCGCGAAAATTCTAGTCCATAAGTTGGTCTCGGTCTTGGAATCGATCGAGAAGTTACCGGTCTACTTGTACGACACGCCCGGCTCGGGCTACGGTTTGCAGATTCTGACCAGAAGACTGCGCTTCCGCTTGGAGAAAGCTGCCGGCGAAAGTTCTCTGATAGATCGATCCGGTCGTAGCTTGAAGATGGAGCCGTTGAGTACTATACAACAATTGGAGAACCATTTGTTGCGAATGGTGGCGAAACAGTGGTACGACCATGACAGATCCACGTTCACGTTCGTCAAGAAATTGAAGGAGGGCAACAAGATCACGTTCAAGTATCACTACGACTTCGATGAGAACGGATTGCTGTACTGGATCGGTACGAACGCGAAGTCTTGCACCGAATGGGTGAACCCTGGACAATATGGTTTGGTCGTCGTCACGTCCAGCGATGGAAGGAATCTGCCGTACGGTCATCTAGAGGACATTTTGAGCCGCGATCCTTCCGCGTTGAATTGCCACACGAACGACGACAAACGGGCCTGGTTCTCGATCGACTTAGGGGTATGGATCATACCGAGCGCTTACTCGTTGAGGCACGCGAAAGGCTACGGCAGAAGCGCTCTGCGAAACTGGTTGTTCCAAGCGTCCAAGGACGGCGTTACCTGGACCAATCTTTACGCCCACGTCGACGACACTTCCCTGAACGAGCCTGGTAACACAGCTACCTGGACGTTAGAGTTGCCGACGGACGAGACGCAAGGTTGGCGTCACCTACGGTTGCAACAGATCGGAAAGAACTCGTCCGGTCAGACGCATTACTTATCCGTGTCTGGATTCGAAGTTTACGGCGAAGTGACCGGGGTGTGCGAGGACTTGGGTCGCGCCGCTAGAGAGGCCGAAGCTGGAATCCGTAGGTTGAGGAGATTAATTAAATCCCAGGTATTTCGTCATTTGGTCGTCGGTGCTAGAGTTGCTAGAGGCCTTGACTGGAAATGGAGGGAGCAGGACGGCATACCACCAGGTTTTT GTGAAGGTACCGTGACGGGAGAGCTGCATAATGGTTGGATAGACGTAACGTGGGATCACGGCGGTTCCAATTCGTACAGAATGGGTGCGGAAGGGAAATACGACTTGAGACTAGTCGGTGCGGGTCTAGACTCGGATAATGGAACAAAGGGTAAAACCGGTACCGGAGTGCTACCGGGACGAAAATCCAGCAGTACCCCTAGTTTACCAGATTGCACCGACACCGTAATGCGTGGCTCGGTGGCGTCTACCGATCAAGCAGCGAGCGCAGATAATTTGGCAGCAAAG CAAGCCGCTGAATCAATAGCAGAGAGTGTGTTGTCGGTTGCTCGTGCCGAGGCGGTTGTTGCTGTGACCGGCGAAGGCGGTGCAAACTCAACGAGCGAATTGTCCGTTGTGTTACACCCGAGACCCGACACTACCGTGACAAGTGATCTGGCAACGATTGTTGAGAGTCTTGCCCTTAACACTGACTGTTCCACCAACAGTAACAGCAATCGTGCGTCTAGTAGTTCGAAACCGTTGCTTGCTACTGTGCGAGGAAATAAG CCAGTGGCGAACCTGCTCGAGGCAGCCGAAGCACTCGACCGTGTCAGAGAGGGAGCCGATAGGCTACGCAACAACACCAACAGCTTTTTAAGCGGAGAGTTACTTAGTTTAGTGCCTGTTAGAATTAGCGTGTCAGGCGAGTCGGAGGATAACTCGTTAAGGATAAAGCCTGTACAAAGACACTCTGGGATCACCGATG CTGCCAAAGAATGCAGTCAGGACAAAGAAGCTAGCTCGTCTACGCAAAACACAACTGGAGCATGTCCTGTTGTCGTGACCAATCCCATGTCCGTGTCCGTACCCAACCTTGCTTGTTCAGATACTAGCAATACTTTGGAACCAACAACTGCCACCGGTTTGTTGGGCACATTTACCGCAATGACTCGAAGACGAACATTTG GACCTACAGGTGGACAGCACATCGCTTCTAATTCCAATACCGGTTCAAATTCACGCGGACCTAACTCGGTGTCGAGCTTAGTCCGTCTCGCCTTGAATCCTAATTTCCCTGGTGGTTTGCTGAGCACCGCGCAGAGCTATCCAAGTTTAACCAGCAGCGGTCAAGTGGCGGGCAGCGGTGTCACGACAACGACAGGAGCCGGATTAGGACAGGCGCTGACAATGTCCCTGACCAGCACGAGCAGCGATAGCGAACAG TTATTGCTACAGGTGAGTCTCGAGGACTTTTTGGAGTCTTGCGGAGGTGTTGCCAGTTCTAGTGCCAGCGGAGCCAGGATCATTAACAGACCAACGCTCGTGACAGAACTGGAGGACGACGAGGACGTTGTTCTCGAGGAGGAGGAAGACAACGACGATCACGATCAAGAA GAGGACGACGAGGAAAACGAGGAGGAAGGTGACGGCTGTGAAGGTGACTACGAAGAGGTAATGATGAGCCGCAATCTGCTGGCAACATTCATGGAAGAAGAAGCTTCTCAGAGCAGCAAGAGTCGTGCTTGGGACGACGAGTTCGTTTTGAAACGTCAATTCTCAGCTTTGATTCCCGCTTTCGATCCTCGACCAGGTCGAACGAACATTAATCAA ACAACAGATCTGGAAGTTCCACCACCTGGCAGTGAAACGCAGTCTAGCGCGCGCGTGGGGTCACTGCCTATGCCGAGGCTATCGTTGACATTGAAGGGGCCAGGTCTTCCGGGTGTACCGGATGTCGAGTTACCGCTCACGGAGCCGCATGCCAGTATCTTCCAAGCTGTGCAAGAATTGATGCAGCTCACCGAACTAGGAAGCCGCCAGGAGAAACTGAGAAGAATATGGGAACCAAATTACAC TATAATATACAAAGAATCGAAGGACGAAGAGTCATCGGGAAGAGCAACGCCGATCGTCACGCTGTACTCTCGCAACGCCACTCAGAACTCTTCGGCGTGCACCGTGGAGGACGTGTTGCAGCTTCTGAGGCACGTCTACGTGTTGAGCACGACCCGCGACGACGGCAAGCACGTCGACTACGAGGAGACCGAGGAGTCGACGTGTTGCGTCCATCCCGACGACTTCACCTCGAAGAAGATCACGAACAAGATCGTCCAACAGATCCAAGACCCGTTGGCGTTAGCCGCCGGAGCGTTGCCGAACTGGTGCGAGGAACTAGCCAGGAGTTGTCCGTTCCTGCTGCCATTTGAAACCAGACGATTGTACTTCAGTTGCACCGCGTTCGGAGCATCGCGGAGCATCGTGTGGCTTCAAACGCAGAGGGACGCGGTTCTCGAGAGGCAAAGAGCGCCCGGTTTGAGTCCGCGACGCGACGACAGCCACGAGTATCGCGTCGGCAGGCTGAAGCACGAGAGAGTCAGCGTACCTAGGGGAGAGAAACTATTAGACTGGGCAGAACAAGTGTTGAAGGTGCACGCGAGCCGGAAGAGCATACTGGAGGTTGAATTCGTTGGCGAGGAGGGAACCGGTCTCGGGCCGACGTTGGAGTTCTTCGCGCTGGTCGCTGCGGAGTTGCAGCGGAAAGATCTGGGTCTGTGGCTGTGCGACGACGAGGAGCCGCAAGAGGAGTCGGAGGAAGAGACCAGAGTTTCCAGCGACCAGGCTCGACCAGCGGGATACTACGTGACACGACCGAGCGGCCTGTTCCCTGCTCCTTTGCCGCAGGATTCAGCGGTTTGCGAGCGCGCTGTACGATATTTCTGGTTCCTTGGCGTATTCCTGGCAAAGGTTCTGCAAGATAATAGATTAGTAGACTTGCCGCTGTCCCGTCCTTTCTTAAAGTTAATGTGTCATGGAGATATCACGAACAACGTGAACGAGAAGATTGGCCTGTCCGGTGTCACTCAAGAGAGCATGTCGTCCAGCATGTCCAGCAGTTTCATATCGGAAGAGGGGGAAGCGGATGCCGCGTACTCTTCGTTCGTACCATCTCCGTGGTACGCTGGTCTCTTGGACATAGAGGACCTAGTGCACGTCGACCCGGTAAGGGGTGAGTTCCTCAAAGAGATCCAGACAGCCACCGCTAAACGCGACAGAACCTTCTCGGACGGTCGCAGTTCCGCGGACGAGGAAACGTCCCTGAACATCACCCATCCGTCCGGGATGTCCGTGCCGATCGAAGATTTGGCTTTAACGATGACCTACTCGCCGAGCTCGAAGATATTCGGACACGATCAAGTGGAATTGATCGAGGGAGGCGCGGACCTGCTCGTCACCATGGAGAACGCGAGGGAATACGCGGAGCTAACAATTAATTATTGTCTCGATCGGGGAATCTCGAAGCAGCTCGAATCGTTCAGATCCGGTTTCTCAAAGGTCTTCCCAATGGAAAAACTCCATGCTTTCAGCCCCGAAGAGATCAGGGCGATGCTTTGCGGCGAACAAAATCCGCAATGGACTAGAGAAGATTTAATCACCTACACCGAGCCTAAGTTGGGTTACACGAGAGAGag TCCTGGATTCCAGAGATTCGTGAACGTTCTAGTTTCGTTGACCGGCCCAGAAAGAAAGGCTTTCCTACAGTTCGCGACCGGTTGCTCGGCCCTGCCACCCGGTGGATTATGTAATTTGCATCCTAGGTTGACTGTGGTGAGAAAAGTGGACGCTGGCTCAGGTGGTTACCCATCCGTTAACACCTgtgttcattatttaaaattaccAGAGTATCCCACCGAAGAGATACTTAAAGAAAAACTTTTGGCCGCGACTAAGGAGAGagggttccatttaaattaA